A stretch of Gossypium hirsutum isolate 1008001.06 chromosome A06, Gossypium_hirsutum_v2.1, whole genome shotgun sequence DNA encodes these proteins:
- the LOC107929824 gene encoding cullin-4: MDKEKDKDMVSSLLEFKASLDSILEESFSKNEAFCNTIKDSFEHLINLRQNRPAELIAKFLDEKLRDGNKGTSEKELEGTLDKVLVLFRFIQGKDVFEAFYKKDLAKRLLLGKSASIDAEKSMISKLKTECGS; encoded by the exons ATGGATAAAGAGAAAGACAAGGACATGGTGTCTTCCTTGTTAGAATTCAAGGCTTCACTTGACTCCATATTAGAAGAAAGCTTTTCCAAGAATGAGGCATTTTGCAACACCATTAAGGATTCTTTTGAGCATCTAATTAATCTTCGTCAG AATCGACCTGCTGAGCTTATTGCTAAGTTTCTGGATGAAAAGCTTCGTGATGGTAATAAGGGTACTTCTGAAAAGGAATTAGAGGGTACACTTGATAAAGTTTTGGTTTTATTCAGGTTCATCCAG GGCAAGGATGTTTTTGAAGCATTCTATAAGAAAGATCTTGCTAAAAGGCTGCTGTTAGGGAAGAGTGCTTCTATTGATGCAGAGAAATCCATGATTTCTAAG CTGAAGACAGAGTGTGGCAGCTAG